In Poecilia reticulata strain Guanapo linkage group LG1, Guppy_female_1.0+MT, whole genome shotgun sequence, one genomic interval encodes:
- the LOC103464025 gene encoding beta-crystallin B1-like encodes MSAGGEKPKSQPDGKAAQSKTSETGMMSYKMCVYDQENFQGRCIDITAECVNVCDMGMDRVRSLRVCCGPFVGFEQMNFCGEMFILEKGEYPRWDSWSSCQKNDYLLSFRPVRMDPEKHKICLYEVGEYKGRKMEIMDDDVPSLPAYGFTDRVGSILVSCGTWVGYQFPGYRGCQYLLEKGDYRHFNEFGAPCPQMQSIRRIRDMQWHPHGCYTTSSK; translated from the exons ATGTCTGCTGGAGGAGAGAAACCCAAGTCCCAGCCTGATGGGAAGGCAGCTCAGAGCAAGACGTCTGAGACGGGCATGATGTCCTACAAG ATGTGCGTGTACGACCAGGAGAACTTCCAGGGCCGCTGCATTGACATCACCGCCGAGTGCGTGAACGTGTGTGACATGGGAATGGACAGGGTGCGCTCCCTGCGCGTCTGCTGTGGGCC ATTTGTGGGCTTTGAACAGATGAACTTCTGTGGTGAAATGTTTATCCTGGAGAAGGGCGAGTACCCCCGCTGGGATTCATGGAGCAGCTGCCAGAAGAACGATTACCTTCTGTCCTTCAGGCCTGTGCGGATG GATCCTGAGAAACACAAGATCTGTTTGTATGAGGTTGGCGAATACAAAGGTCGTAAGATGGAGATCATGGATGATGATGTTCCCAGCCTGCCTGCCTACGGTTTCACCGACAGAGTGGGAAGCATCTTGGTCAGCTGTGGGAC CTGGGTGGGGTACCAGTTCCCCGGGTACCGGGGCTGCCAGTACCTGCTGGAGAAGGGCGACTACAGGCATTTCAATGAATTCGGCGCTCCCTGCCCTCAGATGCAGTCCATCAGACGCATCCGCGACATGCAGTGGCACCCACATGGCTGCTACACCACGTCCTCCAAGTGA